The DNA window GAATATTGATAATAATACGGGCGAACGGAGCATGCGTTCCTTAGCCGTTGGCAGAAAAAACTTTGTAGGTTTTGGCTCCCATCAAGGAGCAAGCCTGGGTGCGTGTGCCTATACGTTTGTAGAAACTTGCAAACTCAATACAATCTCAGCTTACGAATATATCAAGAAGGTGTTAACTCTAATTGGAGATGAAAAGGAAGATACGAATGACTACTGCGCTCTGCTTCCGAGTATTCTGGCTGTTAAATAATAACAAATAAATTAAGAGGTATTAGATTAGAAAGCCGTTTTCCGGCTTTCTAATGGTGGCATGCCGGATATTAAACGCTTACACTAAGGCACTCCGTTATTTGAGGAATGCATGGACTCCCGTTATGGCTTATCGCAATAACGGTCGGTATTCTATTGATAAATCTATAGCGGAACGTTCAATTTGTACCCTGACGATTGAGCGCAAGAACAAAATGGCTTTTGGTAGTCATATAAGGTGCTGAAACCTCGACGGTTTATCATACCTTTATTGGTACTTGTAAAATGCGTGCACTGTCATTCTACCAATTCTTGAAGCAGTATTTAACTGCTTTTATGGAAGGACGTACGGATTTTTAGAATCTGACCCCTGCCATACTGGGCAAAATCAATTAAAAAAATCTAAAATTTAATGACCTTTATTTGTCTCGTGCGTGCAAACGTGCGATGAATAAGGGGTTTTCAAATAACTAACGTGAAAATTGGACGCTTACGGACGTGCAAGTAATCGCATAAACTATGTGTAGCTTTATCAGCGCATAGTGCCAAATTAAATATAAAAAATGTCAGAACAAATATCTAATAATACTTCAGCAAACAACAAGCGAATAGCTAAAAATACTGTATTTCTATACATAAGAATGCTATTTACAATGGCTGTTTCTTTATATACCTCCCGTGTTGTATTGAATACGCTAGGAGTAGATGACTATGGTATATATAATGTAGTAGGAGGTGTTGTTTCTTTAACAACATTTCTTAATGGTATGATGACGGCAGCTACTCAGAGGTTTTTGAACATTGAAATAGGGAAGGATGTATATGATAGAATAACAAAGGCTTTTAGTACTGCAGTCCAAATACATATTGGTATAAGTTTAGTTGTTCTTATATTGGCAGAAACTATTGGTGTATGGTTCTTAAATAACAAAATGAATATTCCAGTAAGTCGATTAAATGCAGCGAATTGGGTTTTTCAGTTCTCCTTATTAAGCTGTTTGGTTGTTATTTTAAGTGCACCTTATAATGCTGCAATTATTGCTTATGAGAAGATGTCTGCCTTTGCTTACATTTCTGTTCTTGAGGTATCATTAAAACTTATAATTGTTTATCTTCTTGTTATTTCTTCGGTAGACAAACTGATTTTATATTCTATACTACTTTTTACTGTACAAATATTAATTCGCGTCATTTATGGTAATTATGTATCGCGGAATTTTATAGCGTGCAGGTTCAAATTTATAGATGATAGAAAGTTATTAAAGGAGATGCTCTCGTTTGCATCATGGAGCTTCATGGGTATTATTTCTGGTATCGGTTTTACTCAAGGCATAAGTATTATTTTAAATTTATTCTTCGGAGTCACAGTAAACGCTGCTCGAGGAATAACAATACAAATTCAAGGTGCAATACAAGGCTTTATTACAAATTTCCAAGTAGCAGTTAATCCGCAACTTTATAAAAGCTACGCTACTAGAGATTACGATAGAATGAAATCGTTGATTTATTTAAGTAGTAGGTTCTCGTTCTATCTAATGCTTTTACTTAGTTTGCCAGTATTTGTAAATACAGATTTCATATTAAGTCTTTGGCTAGGTATCGTACCGGATCATACTGCGAATTTTGTAAGACTCATATTAATAATAATGCTATTTGAAACCCTTACCAGTCCAATTATTGTTTCTGTTAATGCAACTGGACACATAAAGAAATGCCAAGTAATTGTTGGGGGACTTTTATTATCAATTCTGCCTTTATCATATCTTGCATTTAAGCTTGGAGCAAGCCCCGAGATTGCATATCTTATACATTTTTTTATCGTAATAATAGCCCAAATAGCAAGAGTTATTATCCTAAGACCATGGATAAATTTGTCAATAAAAGATTATTTTCGAAAGGTTATTTGTAATACTTTATTAGTCTTAATTACCGCCTCTGTAATACCCTTAGTTTTAAAATATTTCTTTATTACTAATAATACATTTCTTCATTTCTTTGAATTGTGCTTCGTTTGTGTTTTATCTATAGTGTTTACAATTTTCTTAATAGGGCTTAGCCATAATGAAAGACTTATGTTACGGAAGAAGATTATTCTAGTTACAAAGAGGTTTATATAGACATAAAATTATGAGAATATCTTCTGAATTAGTTATATCGTATAGCATATGATAAACATTTTAGATAAATATAAGTGTTGTGGGTGTTCTGCTTGTGTACAAGTTTGTCCTAAGCAATGCATTGCATTTAATGAGAATGAACAAGGATTCCGATATCCTATTGTTAATAAGACATACTGCATTGACTGTGGTCTCTGTGAGAAAGTTTGCCCATGTATAAACCAGAACACGCCAAAAGTCCCCAAAAAAGTCTATGCGGCAATCAATCCGAATGATGAGATTCGAATGACATCGTCATCAGGTGGTATTTTTTCAATGCTTGCCGAAATAATCATTGATGAAGGAGGCGTTGTCTTTGGAGCACGTTTTGACAAGAATTGGGAGGTAATACACGACTATACAGAAACAAAAGAAGGTCTTGCAGCATTCCGTGGATCTAAGTATGTACAGAGCCAGATAGGTAACATTTTTGTAAAAGCAAAAGATTTTCTAAAAGAAGGTCGTAAAGTTCTATTCTCGGGAACTTCTTGCCAGATAGCAGGTCTGAAAAGGTATTTGCGCAAAGAATATACAAACCTTCTGACCGTCGATATTGTTTGTCATGGAGTCCCAAGCCCTCTTGTTTGGAGAGATTATGTAAAAAAAGTGAAAGGGGCACGTGTAATATCAAAAGTCTCTACCAAATATAAAAATAATAGTTGGAGACGTTATAATTATCTTATTTTAGATGCTAATAATGTAACACTAGTCAATGAGAACTCTTCTTCGAATCAGTATCATCAAGCTTATTTGCTTAATTTATCAATTAGGAGATCTTGTTTCAATTGTCCATCAAAAGATGGTAAGGCGAATAGTGACATTACTTTAGGTGATTGTTGGGGAATTGAGAGATTCTTCCCTGAAATAGATGATGATAAAGGTGTCAGCTATGTAGCTTGTAACAGTCATTTAGGATTGTGTTATATAGAACAATTAGACGGTAAATTCTTTGATATATCATACAATGACTGTGTTACGTACAATAGTTGTATTACAGAGAGCACTAAGGAACCATTAGATTATAATCAATTTTGGAGTATTTATTCCAAGAAAGGTTTTCCTACTTTAGAAAGTTTCATTCCTAAAAATAATTTTCTAAATAGGATAATTAAATATTTTAAGAAACAATGAAAATAGGTGTAATTACTTACTGGTTTGGAAATAGTAACTATGGAATGATGATGCAGTGTTGGGCATTGCAGCGATTCCTAAAAGACCTTGGTCACGAACCATATGTCATAAGATTTGCAAAAAAGGATAATCAAAGGCTTTATAGAAAAATTTTGTCCTATTTTGGGCTATTACAATTTTTTGATAAAGTAAAATGTCAATGTAATCATGAGAAATTTGTTAGCACTGTAAAAAATAATAGGATAAGAAAATTTGATGATTTTCGAAAGGGTGAATTAAGTTTTTCCCAATATGAATACTCGTCTATTGATGAATTACAAACACTTCCACCAAAAGCAGACTGTTATATAACAGGAAGTGATCAAGTTTGGTCCCAGCTACTTGATAATAACGATAATACGGCTTATTACTTAAATTTCGGCGATAGAACTACAAAGAGAATAGCATATGCTCCAAGTTTTTCAATGAAAGAATATCCAGAACATCTATGCGGCAAATTATCTAAAATGTTACAGAATTTAGACTATATATCGGTCAGAGAATATGACGGAATAAAGATTTGTAGTAATCTCGGATTTGTTGCTACTAAGGTACTAGATCCTACTCTGCTGTTAGACAAACAACATTATTTAGATATTTGTGTTAATGTTAAGAGGAGAACGGACAACTATGTGTTTGTTTATAGCCTCAATGTATCAACACCTGAAGATATCAGATGGGAAGAATTATCAGAATACAAAAGAAAAACGAACAAGGAACTCATAGTAACACCTGCAGATGGTTATTTCACAGGAGGTGAAATTTTTGGAAGTGATGTGAATTACTTATATGCTACAGTTGAACAATGGTTGGCTTTAATACGAGATTCAGATCTTACAGTAACATCATCATTTCATGGAATTGTATTGTCGATAATATTTGAGCGTCCATTCATTTATGTCCCTTTGAAAGGAAAATTTGCATCTGGAAATAATAGAATTATTGACTTACTTAAAGAGTTGAGGCTTGAAAACAGAATTCTGACCGACAAAACAAGTTACGATGAATTATGTCAACTCAGTATTGATTGGAATACTACAGGAGATTATTTAAAAAAATATAAGTTTGATTCTATTGCTTTTCTAAAAAGCGCTTTAGAAGGAAAAATGTGATTTAAATAGAATAACAGCACAAAATATAATAGTTATGAATATACTACAAAAAACTATATGGATGCAACGAAGGATTCTGAGAAAATTAATTTGGAGTCGTCATCCTCTTCTCCCTTCTCCGACTCTTGATAGAATTAATGATGAGGAAACTGTCGTTAAGATAATTAACGATGCGTTAGAAAACAATGAAGGATGTATGATCTGTCGATTTGGTTCAAATGAGCTACGAGTTGTTTGTAATTATCGAATTGTTGTAGAAAAAAAATATAGATTGTTATCCTTGATCACGTCTGAAGTCCCAACTCCATTTTGGGCTGACGACTTGTTTATGCATTTTGAAAGAGGTGGAGGTTTCTTCAATCCGAGTATAGATAATATCAAAAGATACAGTCGTTTAGTCTTGTCTGATGTTAATGAAATAGACGTATTAGGAAGTTGGGTGCCAGAGGAATACCTTATGCGTGACAAACTTACACACGTAAAAAAAATTGCTTTTGCATGGCTTGAACCATGGTTTTCTAAGACTCCATGGACCAAGAATCTTGAGGGTAAAACTGTATTAGTAATACATCCTTTGGCAGAATTAATAGAAAAACAATATAAGGAAAAAAGAGAAATCCTCTTTGAAAACAAGAATGTCTTGCCATTATTCGAACTAAAAACAATTAAAGCAGTTCAAAGTATTGGAGGAGACGATAATGGCTTCAAAGATTGGTTCGACGCACTTGATTCTATGAAATCAAAAATGGATAAAATCGAGTATGATATAGCATTAATTGGGTGCGGAGCTTATGGATTTAATCTGGCTGCTCATGCCAAACGTAAACATAAAAAAGCAATTCATATGGGAGGGGCGCTACAGCTCTTATTTGGAATTAGAGGTAATCGATGGGATAATCCAAAACAAGGTTTTTCTTTCTTTAAACAAGAAGGCATGTATTCTAAACTTTTTAATGATGCATGGGTTTATCCTGGGGATGAATTTAAACCAAAGGCTGCAGCAAAAGTGGATGATTCAGCTTATTGGAAAAAGTAAATAGAATTGCAATGAAGGTTGTACATATACAAAACTCAATGTCTATATCTGGGAATGCTGCGTATAGACTAAGTTGTGTCATGCGAAATGAAGGAATTGACTCTTCTGTTCTAAATATTAGTTCCGGCCCGAATTTGGAAAATGTTTATATAAATATGCCTTCCAAGAAATGTTTTTTGGCGTCTATCGTAAACAAAATAAACCGAAATTTCAAATTAAAAGGAAAAATAGAAGGATCATATTATTATTCGCCATTGCCCGTAATAGGAAGAAATATTGCAAAAAATAGTTTAATAAAAGAGGCTGATGTCATTTATATTCATTGGATTGCTGGTATTCTTAGCACTGAAGATATTCAGGATTTAATCAGTATGAAAAAGCCTGTAATTTTCTTTATGCATGACATGTGGGATTTTACAGGTGGATGCCATCATAGTTTCTCTTGTAATCAATACAAAACAGGTTGTAAGCATTGCGAAATGTTTAATGATAATAACAATCCAAGGAAGCAGATAGAATGTTTGAGAAACTTATACTTAAATAAAAAGGATGTTGCATTTGTTTCTCCGAGCAAATGGATGGCTGATTGTGCAAAAAGTTCTAACGCAATAGCGGGAAACATCGTAACCAATATTTCGAATATTGTTGACGTTGATGTATTTAAGCCAATGAACAAATTGCAGGCAAAACAGAGTTTAGGATTTTCTTTGAGCAAAAAAATAATAACCTTTGGATGCCAGGCTGGGACAAAGAATAAATACAAAGGATGGGATTATTTGCGAAGTGCAATAAATAGTATTGACAGAGAAGACATACAGATAGTAGTTTATGGCTCTGATGGTAATCAAGAAACCCGAGAACAGATTAATTCTCCAATAACGTTTCTTGGATATATCAATGACGAAAGCAAACTGGCAACAATATGTAATGCTACAGATGTGTTTGTTTCTCCATCCTTGGCAGAAAGCTTTGGACTTACATTCTTAGAAAATATTCTATGTGGCACACCTGTCGTTGGCTTTGATAATACTGCAATCGGAGAAATTATTATTCATGGTGTTAATGGTTATCTTGCGAGAAACAAAGACTCGAATGATTTAAAAAATGGTATAAATTATATTTTAGATCACACATTTAAGATAGATACACATAATTATAACCCTTCGTCTATTATTCAGCAACATATTGATATAATTGAAAAAATAAAGTCAATTTAAAAATGGATAGTTTTATAAAAAAAATTAATGTAATAGCATTATGTGCTTTTCTTTATACACCAATGTACTTGTATAATAAGCAGATCAATGTTATGCTTGTAGTAGTGTCATTCGCCATTTGGATTATTTCTTCATTTCGAATTGACTCAGATTGGATAAAGCGATTTAAACCATATATACCAACACTAATAATGATGATTGGTATTAATGTTTTATATTGCAACTGTACTGGAACCGATCTATATACGACCATGGTTATGTCTATATTAGCATACACTGGAATTCTATTATATGCATTTTATAGTAACCATATAGACCTACTTAAGTGGCCTTTTATCTTTCTAATTATAATTCTGTGTTTAGACTGTGTAGATACAATAAAAGGCAATATGATGATCCCCGGAATTTCGAGAAAACAAGGCGATGGATTTGATACACAAGAAGCTTCTTATATTTTAAATTCAATGCATATAGGTAGTTATCCATTTCTTTATTCGATAGCATTATTAATTTTACCAATTACCTTATTCTTTAAGCACAAAGTAATTCGCAAGTACCTATATTTCCCTATTACAATTTTGTCTGTCGTAACTATCTTATATGGTTCCTATTTCATTAGTTTGATTATAACTCTCTTGATGATATTTTTTGGCATTATGGATATTAGGAATCTAAAAAAAACTGTTGTCTTGTGTATCATATCAGCTGTTATTTTTACGATTGCTAAAGATCCAATTATGGATGGTCTTGTTTATATGGGAGAAAAGACAGGATCTTCTGTTCTTGTGTCACATGCAATAGAGATTAAGAATAGTGGAGCTGTTGACGGTGCTAATCAGTTTACTGGAGGTCGCTCTTCATTATATATGAATGCCGTATTGAATTTTTTAGAGCATCCATTGATTGGTCAGATGGATGGAGAGAAATCAAGTCATTTTAGTATGCATTCTGAATTGCTTGAATATCCGGAAAAATATGGATTGTTAAGTATTCCG is part of the uncultured Bacteroides sp. genome and encodes:
- a CDS encoding lipopolysaccharide biosynthesis protein, with the translated sequence MSEQISNNTSANNKRIAKNTVFLYIRMLFTMAVSLYTSRVVLNTLGVDDYGIYNVVGGVVSLTTFLNGMMTAATQRFLNIEIGKDVYDRITKAFSTAVQIHIGISLVVLILAETIGVWFLNNKMNIPVSRLNAANWVFQFSLLSCLVVILSAPYNAAIIAYEKMSAFAYISVLEVSLKLIIVYLLVISSVDKLILYSILLFTVQILIRVIYGNYVSRNFIACRFKFIDDRKLLKEMLSFASWSFMGIISGIGFTQGISIILNLFFGVTVNAARGITIQIQGAIQGFITNFQVAVNPQLYKSYATRDYDRMKSLIYLSSRFSFYLMLLLSLPVFVNTDFILSLWLGIVPDHTANFVRLILIIMLFETLTSPIIVSVNATGHIKKCQVIVGGLLLSILPLSYLAFKLGASPEIAYLIHFFIVIIAQIARVIILRPWINLSIKDYFRKVICNTLLVLITASVIPLVLKYFFITNNTFLHFFELCFVCVLSIVFTIFLIGLSHNERLMLRKKIILVTKRFI
- a CDS encoding Coenzyme F420 hydrogenase/dehydrogenase, beta subunit C-terminal domain gives rise to the protein MINILDKYKCCGCSACVQVCPKQCIAFNENEQGFRYPIVNKTYCIDCGLCEKVCPCINQNTPKVPKKVYAAINPNDEIRMTSSSGGIFSMLAEIIIDEGGVVFGARFDKNWEVIHDYTETKEGLAAFRGSKYVQSQIGNIFVKAKDFLKEGRKVLFSGTSCQIAGLKRYLRKEYTNLLTVDIVCHGVPSPLVWRDYVKKVKGARVISKVSTKYKNNSWRRYNYLILDANNVTLVNENSSSNQYHQAYLLNLSIRRSCFNCPSKDGKANSDITLGDCWGIERFFPEIDDDKGVSYVACNSHLGLCYIEQLDGKFFDISYNDCVTYNSCITESTKEPLDYNQFWSIYSKKGFPTLESFIPKNNFLNRIIKYFKKQ
- a CDS encoding polysaccharide pyruvyl transferase family protein, translating into MKIGVITYWFGNSNYGMMMQCWALQRFLKDLGHEPYVIRFAKKDNQRLYRKILSYFGLLQFFDKVKCQCNHEKFVSTVKNNRIRKFDDFRKGELSFSQYEYSSIDELQTLPPKADCYITGSDQVWSQLLDNNDNTAYYLNFGDRTTKRIAYAPSFSMKEYPEHLCGKLSKMLQNLDYISVREYDGIKICSNLGFVATKVLDPTLLLDKQHYLDICVNVKRRTDNYVFVYSLNVSTPEDIRWEELSEYKRKTNKELIVTPADGYFTGGEIFGSDVNYLYATVEQWLALIRDSDLTVTSSFHGIVLSIIFERPFIYVPLKGKFASGNNRIIDLLKELRLENRILTDKTSYDELCQLSIDWNTTGDYLKKYKFDSIAFLKSALEGKM
- a CDS encoding glycosyltransferase, whose product is MKVVHIQNSMSISGNAAYRLSCVMRNEGIDSSVLNISSGPNLENVYINMPSKKCFLASIVNKINRNFKLKGKIEGSYYYSPLPVIGRNIAKNSLIKEADVIYIHWIAGILSTEDIQDLISMKKPVIFFMHDMWDFTGGCHHSFSCNQYKTGCKHCEMFNDNNNPRKQIECLRNLYLNKKDVAFVSPSKWMADCAKSSNAIAGNIVTNISNIVDVDVFKPMNKLQAKQSLGFSLSKKIITFGCQAGTKNKYKGWDYLRSAINSIDREDIQIVVYGSDGNQETREQINSPITFLGYINDESKLATICNATDVFVSPSLAESFGLTFLENILCGTPVVGFDNTAIGEIIIHGVNGYLARNKDSNDLKNGINYILDHTFKIDTHNYNPSSIIQQHIDIIEKIKSI